In Deinococcus proteolyticus MRP, a single genomic region encodes these proteins:
- a CDS encoding undecaprenyl-diphosphate phosphatase, whose translation MDWLYALVYGVVEGITEFLPISSTGHLIVTGHLMGVPWSKEVKDTFEVVIQGGAILAVLVYYWKDFVAQARALGQGGAAAQGTKTLWLGVLVACLPAAILGLAFSDIIKQYLFRPSVVAWALIVGGAIIWWLEDRRTQPTVHAIENIGVKRSLLIGAVQCLAMLWPGFSRSASSILGGMLTGLDRPTATKFSFYLGIPTLGGAALIDLVRSLDQLAEIGLGTVALGAVTSFAVAYLATGWLLRFVATNDFKPFAVYRIVVGALILALVYSGNLTNAV comes from the coding sequence ATGGACTGGCTGTATGCACTCGTTTACGGAGTGGTGGAGGGAATCACCGAATTTCTGCCCATCAGTTCGACCGGACACCTGATCGTAACCGGTCACCTGATGGGTGTGCCCTGGAGCAAAGAGGTCAAGGACACCTTTGAAGTGGTGATTCAGGGCGGGGCCATCCTGGCCGTGCTGGTGTACTACTGGAAGGATTTTGTGGCGCAGGCACGGGCATTGGGCCAGGGCGGCGCAGCGGCACAGGGCACCAAGACCCTGTGGCTGGGCGTGCTGGTGGCCTGCTTGCCGGCGGCCATCCTGGGCCTGGCCTTCAGCGATATCATCAAGCAGTACCTGTTCCGCCCCAGCGTGGTGGCCTGGGCCCTGATTGTGGGCGGCGCGATTATCTGGTGGCTGGAAGACCGCCGTACCCAGCCCACCGTACATGCCATCGAGAACATCGGGGTGAAGCGCTCGCTGCTGATTGGGGCAGTGCAGTGCCTGGCGATGCTCTGGCCCGGCTTTTCCCGCTCGGCCAGCTCGATTCTGGGCGGCATGCTGACCGGCCTGGACCGGCCCACCGCCACCAAGTTCAGCTTTTATCTGGGCATTCCGACCCTGGGCGGCGCGGCCCTGATTGACCTGGTCCGCAGCCTGGACCAGCTGGCCGAAATCGGACTGGGCACCGTGGCGCTGGGAGCGGTAACCTCGTTCGCCGTGGCCTATCTGGCGACGGGCTGGCTGCTGCGGTTCGTGGCGACCAACGACTTCAAGCCGTTCGCGGTTTACCGCATCGTCGTGGGTGCGCTGATTCTGGCGCTGGTCTACAGCGGCAACCTGACCAACGCGGTCTGA
- a CDS encoding alpha/beta hydrolase, translating into MLKHVNVSAHVWATGAPVEGRTWKAANPRAAVLLTHGFGEHLGRYVSHYQGLIPALVNLGFDVYGYDQRGHGQSLGRRAVVNVETLVRDHLMAREQLRRQPLPVYVLGHSLGGLVTALSAARDPRGLSGLVLSSPALLVGEGESALKRHAAPLLARLAPSLPVTALDTAGLSQLPDAISAYQSDPQVYQGKVPALTAASMLQASRQGWKVYPDLKLPTLVVHGSEDQITAPAGSQRFLETIASTDKTLHTVEGGYHELLNDTAGAETVRVILDWLDERAPQQLGGS; encoded by the coding sequence ATGCTGAAGCACGTGAATGTGTCTGCCCATGTCTGGGCCACCGGTGCCCCAGTCGAGGGCCGCACCTGGAAGGCCGCCAATCCACGCGCCGCCGTACTGCTGACCCACGGATTCGGGGAGCATCTCGGCCGCTACGTGTCCCACTATCAGGGCCTGATTCCGGCGCTGGTCAATCTGGGCTTCGATGTTTACGGCTACGACCAGCGCGGACACGGGCAGTCGCTGGGCCGCCGCGCCGTGGTGAACGTGGAAACACTGGTGCGCGACCACCTGATGGCCCGGGAGCAACTGCGCCGCCAACCGCTGCCGGTGTATGTGCTAGGGCACTCGCTGGGCGGCCTGGTCACGGCCCTGAGCGCGGCGCGTGACCCGCGTGGCCTGAGCGGCCTGGTGCTCAGCAGTCCTGCCCTGCTGGTCGGTGAGGGTGAATCTGCCCTGAAGCGCCACGCTGCGCCGCTGCTGGCCCGCTTGGCTCCCTCGCTGCCGGTCACGGCGCTGGACACCGCAGGCCTCAGCCAGCTGCCCGACGCCATCAGCGCCTATCAGAGCGACCCACAGGTGTACCAGGGCAAAGTGCCGGCGCTCACGGCAGCCAGCATGCTTCAGGCCAGTCGGCAGGGCTGGAAAGTCTACCCAGACCTGAAGCTGCCCACCCTGGTGGTGCACGGCAGCGAGGACCAGATTACTGCCCCGGCTGGCAGCCAGCGCTTCCTGGAAACCATCGCCAGCACCGACAAGACCCTGCATACCGTAGAGGGCGGCTACCACGAGCTGCTGAACGACACGGCTGGGGCAGAAACTGTCCGGGTGATTCTGGACTGGCTGGATGAACGTGCCCCGCAGCAGTTGGGCGGTTCCTGA
- a CDS encoding phage holin family protein → MQEERKTSMGSAIVDVFDAGVALVKAEINSLAHKVGELAKSKGIGVILLLAALVPLALAAIFLILAIYFGLVALGLPWWAAALIMFLGSLVLAGVMVALGLNKLSEGIGQEHRALTEDERLEAEYLAEQRRQRNEGGAPISGAVVATGVPVSVGSGQRATAHYDRSNQHDHGAQYGQTHTTVVSSAPRVQHVAATGAASQVGAASGMVQPSVQDAHAIPVYEANADGGAQYYGQGLNEKLDPQHAGHHGDHGHDHDPNVVHPEVLEGAPEVRVSTQPTYADDMNRAEGGDRK, encoded by the coding sequence ATGCAAGAAGAACGGAAAACATCCATGGGCAGTGCCATCGTCGATGTCTTTGACGCTGGAGTCGCGCTGGTCAAAGCCGAAATCAACTCTCTGGCCCACAAGGTCGGCGAGCTCGCCAAGTCGAAGGGCATCGGCGTCATCCTGCTGCTGGCAGCGCTGGTGCCGCTGGCCCTGGCTGCCATTTTCCTCATTCTGGCCATTTACTTTGGCCTGGTCGCCCTGGGCCTGCCCTGGTGGGCCGCGGCCCTGATCATGTTCCTGGGCAGCCTGGTGCTGGCCGGCGTGATGGTGGCGCTGGGTCTCAACAAGCTCAGCGAAGGCATCGGCCAGGAGCACCGCGCCCTGACCGAGGACGAGCGCTTGGAGGCCGAGTACCTCGCCGAGCAGCGCCGTCAGCGCAATGAAGGTGGCGCACCCATCAGCGGCGCCGTAGTGGCGACCGGTGTGCCTGTGTCGGTGGGAAGTGGCCAGCGGGCCACCGCTCACTACGACCGCAGCAACCAGCATGACCACGGCGCGCAGTACGGTCAGACCCACACCACCGTGGTCAGCAGCGCCCCCCGCGTCCAGCACGTCGCGGCGACCGGTGCGGCCTCTCAGGTCGGTGCGGCCAGCGGCATGGTGCAGCCCAGCGTGCAGGACGCCCACGCCATCCCCGTGTACGAGGCGAATGCCGACGGCGGCGCCCAGTACTACGGCCAGGGCCTCAATGAGAAGCTTGACCCCCAGCACGCCGGCCACCACGGCGACCACGGCCATGACCACGACCCCAACGTGGTTCATCCTGAAGTGCTTGAAGGTGCGCCCGAAGTGCGCGTGAGCACCCAGCCCACCTACGCCGACGACATGAACCGCGCCGAAGGAGGCGACCGCAAATGA
- the pgm gene encoding phosphoglucomutase (alpha-D-glucose-1,6-bisphosphate-dependent) — protein sequence MTHPCAGKRAPLDQLSHIPHLVAAYYERRPDPAQAGQRVSFGTSGHRGTSLDSSFNEQHILAVAQATAEYRTAAGITGPLYLGADTHALSEPAFLTALRVLVAGGVRVRATPGQFTPTPLVSHAILTHNAAGADTADGIVITPSHNPPQDGGFKYNPPSGGPADTDVTGQIQARANELLEGGLQDVNTVPLDEALTAVEPFDFITPYVDTLPEVIDLDAIRAAGIKIGVDPLGGSSLPVWEAIEQRWQLGLHIVNREIDPRFAFMTLDKDGKIRMDCSSPHAMAGLLDYRSQFDVAIGNDPDADRHGIVTPQGLMNPNHYLAVTIDYLFQNRPGWRPDAAIGKTLVSSALIDRVGAGLGRRVVEVPVGFKYFVEGLLDGSFGFGGEESAGASFLRMDGRPWSTDKDGIIAGLLAAEITARSGKNPAQYFAELTGRYGETAYARKDAPASDAQKKVLAALSPEAVQAQTLAGDPITGRFTRAPGNDQAIGGLKVTTEHAWFAARPSGTEDIYKIYAESFRGATHLQQVLEEAQQVVASVMP from the coding sequence ATGACCCATCCATGCGCTGGAAAACGTGCCCCTCTGGACCAGTTGAGCCACATTCCGCATCTGGTGGCCGCCTACTACGAGCGCCGCCCAGACCCGGCGCAGGCCGGGCAGCGGGTCAGTTTCGGCACCAGCGGACACCGGGGAACCTCGCTCGACAGCTCCTTCAATGAGCAACACATCCTGGCGGTTGCCCAGGCCACCGCCGAGTACCGCACTGCAGCAGGCATTACGGGGCCGCTGTACCTGGGAGCCGACACCCACGCGCTGAGCGAGCCGGCCTTTCTGACGGCCCTGCGGGTGCTGGTGGCGGGTGGAGTCAGGGTGCGTGCCACGCCGGGGCAGTTCACCCCCACGCCGCTGGTGAGCCACGCCATCCTCACCCACAACGCGGCGGGGGCAGACACCGCCGACGGCATCGTGATTACGCCCAGCCACAACCCCCCACAGGACGGCGGCTTCAAGTACAACCCGCCCAGCGGCGGCCCCGCCGACACCGATGTCACCGGGCAGATTCAGGCCCGCGCCAACGAGCTGCTGGAAGGTGGCCTGCAGGACGTGAACACGGTTCCGCTGGACGAAGCCCTCACGGCGGTGGAGCCGTTCGACTTCATCACGCCGTATGTGGACACCCTGCCGGAAGTGATTGACCTGGACGCCATTCGTGCGGCGGGCATCAAGATTGGGGTGGACCCGCTCGGCGGCAGCAGCCTGCCGGTGTGGGAAGCTATCGAACAGCGCTGGCAGCTGGGGCTGCACATCGTGAACCGCGAGATTGACCCGCGCTTCGCCTTTATGACCCTCGACAAGGACGGCAAAATCCGCATGGACTGCTCCAGCCCCCACGCGATGGCGGGCCTGCTGGACTACCGCAGTCAGTTTGACGTGGCGATTGGCAATGACCCCGACGCGGACCGCCACGGTATCGTGACCCCGCAGGGGCTGATGAATCCCAACCACTACCTCGCGGTGACGATTGACTACCTGTTCCAGAACCGCCCCGGCTGGCGCCCAGATGCCGCCATCGGCAAGACGCTGGTCAGCTCGGCGCTGATTGACCGCGTGGGCGCGGGGCTGGGCCGCCGCGTGGTGGAAGTGCCGGTGGGCTTCAAGTATTTCGTGGAAGGGCTGCTGGACGGTTCTTTCGGCTTCGGCGGCGAGGAGTCGGCGGGGGCCAGCTTCCTGCGGATGGACGGCCGCCCCTGGAGCACCGACAAGGACGGCATCATCGCAGGGCTGCTGGCGGCGGAAATCACCGCCCGCAGCGGCAAGAACCCGGCGCAGTATTTTGCCGAACTGACGGGGCGCTACGGTGAAACCGCCTACGCCCGCAAAGACGCCCCGGCCAGCGATGCGCAGAAAAAAGTGCTGGCCGCCCTCAGCCCCGAAGCGGTGCAGGCCCAGACGCTGGCGGGTGACCCGATTACGGGCCGCTTTACCCGCGCTCCCGGCAATGACCAGGCCATCGGCGGGCTGAAGGTGACCACCGAGCACGCCTGGTTTGCGGCGCGCCCCAGCGGCACCGAGGACATCTACAAGATTTACGCCGAGAGCTTCCGGGGCGCAACGCACTTGCAGCAGGTGCTGGAAGAGGCACAGCAGGTGGTCGCGAGTGTAATGCCGTAA
- a CDS encoding c-type cytochrome: MRRGLPVLLAGAALLAACGRPAEQQDAAPGASALSAPDETPAAPLSPASAAPVRPALLAAGQKSYAVHCAGCHGEVAEGDFGPPLAGAAAGDLTDFDLADFSRAIREGWTARGELLSSMPRLTSSLLPDTALEGIHTYLRSLE, translated from the coding sequence ATGAGGCGGGGGCTGCCTGTGCTCCTGGCCGGGGCCGCGCTGCTGGCTGCGTGTGGCCGCCCTGCAGAGCAGCAGGATGCGGCGCCGGGGGCTTCGGCGCTCAGCGCTCCAGACGAGACGCCTGCTGCGCCTCTCTCGCCGGCTTCTGCGGCGCCGGTCCGGCCCGCTCTCCTCGCCGCTGGGCAAAAGAGCTACGCGGTCCACTGCGCCGGTTGCCACGGAGAGGTGGCGGAAGGCGACTTTGGTCCACCCTTGGCCGGCGCTGCCGCCGGAGACCTGACTGACTTTGACCTGGCTGACTTTAGCCGGGCCATCCGTGAAGGCTGGACCGCTAGGGGAGAACTGCTGTCCAGCATGCCCCGCCTTACCTCCTCCCTGCTGCCCGACACCGCGCTGGAGGGAATACACACCTATCTGCGTTCGCTGGAGTGA
- the mobA gene encoding molybdenum cofactor guanylyltransferase, which translates to MGGHTLLERVAASLDSCPQRLLLAPPGRYALPGWTVQAEARAGEGPLAALETALAWAAAQAGPGWVALSGVDYPLLTPAVWQVLAAAAGPGHLAAGFLGGGTDPEPLPALYHTALLPRVTAALDAGERRLRQPWLEEVGVWLDPLAAGLPPGTLADADTPADLAALERG; encoded by the coding sequence TTGGGGGGCCACACCTTGCTGGAACGGGTGGCCGCCAGCCTGGACAGCTGCCCGCAGCGGCTGCTGCTGGCCCCGCCTGGGCGCTACGCCCTGCCTGGGTGGACGGTGCAGGCCGAAGCGCGAGCAGGCGAAGGTCCGCTGGCCGCCCTGGAAACGGCCCTGGCCTGGGCTGCGGCGCAGGCAGGGCCGGGCTGGGTGGCCCTGAGCGGCGTGGACTACCCGCTGCTGACCCCGGCGGTGTGGCAGGTGCTGGCGGCTGCGGCGGGGCCGGGGCACCTGGCTGCCGGCTTTTTGGGCGGCGGCACCGACCCCGAACCGCTGCCCGCGCTGTACCACACGGCGCTGCTGCCCAGGGTCACTGCTGCGCTGGACGCCGGTGAGCGGCGGCTGCGTCAGCCCTGGCTGGAGGAGGTAGGCGTCTGGCTGGACCCGCTGGCTGCCGGCCTCCCGCCTGGCACTCTGGCCGACGCCGACACCCCGGCCGACCTCGCGGCGTTGGAGCGGGGATGA
- a CDS encoding acylphosphatase, protein MTDSDKKQRLTALVSGQVQGVGYRYFAQRRARDIDLSGYAENLTDGRVEVVAEGWPDDLERLVHWLKQGPPHARVDGIETQLSEATGLRGFHIY, encoded by the coding sequence ATGACCGACAGCGACAAGAAGCAGCGCCTGACCGCTTTGGTGTCCGGGCAGGTGCAGGGGGTGGGGTACCGCTACTTCGCGCAGCGCCGTGCCCGGGATATAGACCTCAGCGGCTACGCCGAGAACCTCACAGATGGCCGGGTGGAAGTGGTGGCCGAGGGCTGGCCCGATGACCTGGAGCGGCTGGTGCACTGGCTGAAGCAGGGGCCGCCCCATGCCCGCGTAGACGGCATCGAAACGCAGCTGAGCGAGGCGACCGGCCTGCGGGGCTTTCATATCTATTGA
- a CDS encoding class I SAM-dependent methyltransferase, whose amino-acid sequence MTHRLTLAQRSNFVPPVALGYSLWRAQSLTLLSGQPFALRREEALFLQQARPQVGQRWLDIGTSAGFYAALLAQAGAEVVAADLSPAMLREAARRTAGLGISFVKANAEALPLPWAAQFDGVTIGATLNETHSPARLLSEAARVLRPGGGLWLMYLLDTAGPLQRLLSQPAFGGLTFPSPAWVGAQLPGCPLVMGVEYGAVRFEWRVREEGRVHPEPQANPLG is encoded by the coding sequence ATGACCCACCGGCTGACCCTGGCGCAGCGCAGCAACTTTGTCCCGCCGGTGGCCCTGGGCTACTCGCTCTGGCGGGCGCAGTCGCTCACGCTGCTCAGCGGTCAGCCGTTTGCACTGCGGCGTGAGGAGGCGTTGTTTCTGCAGCAGGCCCGCCCGCAAGTGGGGCAGCGCTGGCTGGATATCGGCACCAGCGCGGGGTTTTATGCGGCGCTGCTGGCACAAGCAGGCGCAGAAGTGGTGGCCGCCGACCTCAGCCCTGCCATGCTGCGTGAAGCGGCGCGGCGCACGGCGGGGCTGGGGATCAGCTTCGTGAAGGCCAATGCCGAAGCCTTGCCGCTGCCGTGGGCGGCGCAGTTTGACGGCGTAACGATTGGAGCCACCCTCAACGAAACCCATTCACCCGCCCGCCTGCTGAGCGAAGCGGCGCGGGTGCTGCGACCTGGCGGCGGCCTCTGGCTGATGTACCTGCTGGACACCGCTGGCCCGCTTCAGCGCCTGCTCTCGCAGCCTGCGTTTGGCGGGCTGACTTTTCCATCTCCCGCCTGGGTGGGCGCCCAGCTGCCTGGCTGCCCGCTGGTGATGGGGGTGGAGTACGGGGCCGTGCGCTTCGAGTGGCGGGTGCGGGAAGAGGGACGGGTGCACCCTGAGCCGCAGGCAAATCCTCTAGGCTGA
- a CDS encoding phosphoribosyltransferase family protein, translated as MLGDTAITEEAGKELAKLIPEDIKILITPEVKALSLAHVISRESGLPYIVVRKTQKPYMVNPVVREVVSITTGKPQTLVMDGLDVEKVRGQRVAIVDDVVSSGGTLHSLQEIITAVGGDLGAVLAVFTEGDERPEVTALGHLPLF; from the coding sequence ATGCTCGGTGACACCGCCATCACCGAAGAAGCGGGCAAGGAACTGGCGAAACTCATCCCCGAGGACATCAAAATCCTGATTACCCCCGAGGTCAAGGCGCTGTCGCTGGCGCACGTCATCAGCCGCGAGTCGGGCCTGCCTTACATCGTGGTTCGCAAGACCCAGAAGCCCTACATGGTGAACCCCGTGGTGCGTGAGGTGGTCAGTATCACGACCGGCAAGCCGCAAACCCTGGTGATGGACGGCCTGGATGTGGAAAAGGTACGCGGCCAGCGGGTCGCCATCGTGGACGATGTGGTGTCCAGCGGCGGCACGCTGCATTCTTTGCAGGAAATCATCACGGCGGTGGGCGGCGACCTCGGCGCGGTGCTGGCGGTCTTTACCGAAGGCGACGAGCGCCCCGAAGTGACGGCTCTGGGCCATCTGCCGCTGTTCTGA
- a CDS encoding IS1 family transposase (programmed frameshift) yields MPECPACQSTHTVKNGKAKNGTQTYLCKGCGRRFHPEARPIAHSEATRQQILDAVHERMSLRGVQRVFGVHRNTVIRWNKKGAREVMQTGTVCMTPPEEVVIELDEMWTFVAKKKQTRWIWIALERSTRRVLAWVLGDRSEQTAFKLWERLPLSLEQRLKGTFCTDLWRAYDEPLLGVKRLTRKGETNHVERLNCTLRQRLGRLVRKSLSFSKTDEMLEASLTLAFHRYNLSR; encoded by the exons ATGCCGGAGTGCCCAGCCTGTCAAAGCACACACACTGTCAAAAATGGGAAGGCCAAAAATGGCACCCAGACCTACTTATGTAAGGGTTGTGGCCGTCGTTTCCACCCGGAGGCCCGCCCTATAGCGCACAGTGAAGCGACCCGGCAACAAATTCTTGATGCTGTCCACGAGCGGATGAGTCTGAGAGGAGTACAGCGCGTCTTTGGTGTTCACCGCAACACCGTGATCCGGTGGA ATAAAAAAGGGGCCCGTGAAGTGATGCAGACTGGTACAGTCTGCATGACACCTCCAGAAGAAGTGGTCATTGAGCTGGATGAAATGTGGACCTTCGTTGCCAAGAAAAAACAGACGAGGTGGATCTGGATTGCCCTGGAGCGCAGCACCCGCAGGGTGCTGGCCTGGGTATTGGGTGACCGCAGTGAGCAAACAGCGTTCAAGCTCTGGGAACGCTTACCATTGTCCCTTGAGCAGCGACTGAAAGGGACGTTTTGCACCGATCTGTGGCGAGCCTACGATGAACCGCTCTTGGGGGTAAAGCGGCTAACCCGGAAGGGAGAAACGAATCATGTCGAACGATTGAACTGCACGCTGAGACAGCGGCTGGGTCGGCTTGTTCGTAAGTCGTTGTCTTTCTCGAAGACGGACGAAATGCTCGAAGCCAGCCTGACTCTGGCCTTCCACCGATACAACTTGTCACGTTGA
- a CDS encoding L-cystine transporter — protein sequence MTLGILLAVAVLLGLFALLRWMDLRHYSFSNRVFTALGLGLLLGGALGVLAGPNPELLAGIRDWYSLAGSGYVRLLQMIAMPLVFISILAALTRMEPGRNLAGTAGRIIGWLVGLTAIAALVGMGTAALFGLDASQIMQGQAELERGASIVEKAATVGEQSVPQRLLELLPTNPFLDLTGARPTSTIATVIFAALLGVAYLGVAQKKPAEAATFRAGVDAIHAVIMRLVQLILRLTPYGVLAILASTIAGTNYGAVLDLGKFVIASYVALGVMLLVHLAALALRGLNPVTYLKKAAPVLLFAFSSRSSAGTLPMNVQAQREQLGVEEGTANLAGSLGISIGQNGCAGVYPAMLAFMIAPAVGINPLDPAFIATLTGVVALSSFGVAGVGGGATFAAILVLSAMNLPVALAGILISVEPLIDMGRTALNVSGSMVAGTLTSRSEGTLDKGHFDGESSGGMVVAGD from the coding sequence ATGACCCTAGGTATTCTCCTCGCCGTTGCCGTGCTGCTCGGCCTGTTCGCGCTGCTGCGCTGGATGGACCTGCGCCACTATTCGTTCTCCAACCGCGTCTTTACGGCGCTGGGGCTGGGGCTGCTGCTGGGCGGAGCGCTCGGCGTACTGGCTGGCCCCAACCCCGAGCTGCTCGCGGGCATCCGCGACTGGTACTCGCTGGCAGGCAGCGGCTACGTGAGGCTGCTGCAAATGATTGCCATGCCGCTGGTCTTTATCTCTATCCTTGCGGCGCTGACCCGCATGGAGCCGGGGCGCAACCTGGCAGGTACGGCGGGGCGCATCATCGGCTGGCTGGTGGGCCTGACCGCCATTGCCGCGCTGGTGGGCATGGGTACGGCGGCGCTGTTCGGGCTGGACGCCTCGCAGATTATGCAGGGCCAGGCCGAGCTGGAACGTGGAGCCAGCATCGTGGAAAAAGCCGCCACGGTAGGCGAGCAAAGCGTGCCTCAGCGCCTGCTGGAGCTGCTGCCCACCAATCCCTTCTTAGACCTGACCGGAGCGCGGCCCACCTCTACCATCGCCACCGTCATCTTTGCGGCGCTGCTGGGCGTAGCCTACCTGGGCGTGGCCCAGAAGAAACCCGCCGAAGCTGCTACCTTCCGTGCGGGCGTGGACGCCATTCATGCCGTGATTATGCGGCTGGTGCAGCTCATCTTGCGGCTGACCCCCTACGGTGTGCTGGCAATTCTGGCCTCGACCATCGCGGGCACCAACTACGGCGCGGTGTTGGACCTGGGCAAATTCGTGATTGCCAGCTACGTGGCGCTGGGCGTGATGCTGCTGGTGCATCTCGCGGCGCTGGCCCTGCGCGGCCTGAACCCTGTCACCTACCTGAAGAAAGCCGCGCCCGTGCTGCTGTTTGCCTTCAGCTCCCGTTCCAGCGCAGGCACGCTGCCCATGAACGTGCAGGCGCAGCGTGAGCAGCTCGGCGTAGAAGAAGGCACCGCCAACCTGGCTGGCTCGCTGGGTATTTCGATTGGGCAAAACGGCTGCGCGGGCGTGTACCCCGCCATGCTCGCCTTCATGATTGCGCCTGCGGTGGGCATCAATCCCCTAGACCCCGCCTTTATCGCCACCCTGACGGGCGTGGTGGCCCTCAGCTCCTTCGGCGTGGCGGGCGTGGGCGGCGGCGCGACATTTGCCGCCATCTTGGTGCTGTCGGCCATGAACTTGCCCGTAGCACTGGCAGGCATCCTGATTTCGGTAGAACCCCTGATTGACATGGGCCGCACCGCCCTGAACGTGAGCGGCAGCATGGTGGCGGGCACACTCACCAGCCGCAGCGAAGGCACGCTGGACAAGGGCCACTTTGACGGCGAGAGCAGCGGCGGAATGGTGGTGGCGGGGGACTGA
- a CDS encoding dihydroorotase — protein sequence MNLTITNVKRLGSSERESVTIEDGKILGWNLPEDQHGETVDGRGGTIIPALTEPHAHLREPGQTEKEDLASGLAAAAAGGYGNVVCMPNTTPVIDDPAIIRTLQDKAAALGLARLHVSAALTKGQKGEQLAELSALKEAGAVMFTDDGRTNENARVLRLGLEYAGSLGMVVSVHAEDATLRADGVMNEGEVSQALGVPGNPTAAEAARIARDVEIVAWLHERGNSPRLHVQHLSSAAGLERVREAKRRGLPVTCEVSPHHLTLTDEKLRSFDAVYKVAPPLRTQADADALFEGLLDGTVDCIGTDHAPHTRAEKERDLLEAPFGIPYIEVAWPVMYTRFAEKLGLEKLVDLMTAGPARVLGWPEPSLEAGAPADLLVFDPDTERKVNPATFQSKAKFCPYAGETLKGWPVLTVVGGVVAYSSEG from the coding sequence ATGAACCTCACCATTACCAACGTCAAACGCCTCGGCTCCAGCGAGCGCGAGAGCGTCACCATCGAAGACGGCAAAATCCTGGGCTGGAACCTGCCCGAAGACCAGCACGGCGAGACGGTAGACGGGCGCGGCGGCACCATTATCCCCGCGCTGACCGAGCCGCACGCGCACCTGCGTGAGCCAGGGCAGACCGAAAAAGAAGACCTGGCGAGCGGCCTGGCGGCGGCGGCGGCGGGCGGCTACGGCAACGTGGTCTGTATGCCCAACACGACCCCCGTGATTGACGACCCCGCCATCATCCGCACCTTGCAGGACAAGGCGGCGGCGCTGGGACTGGCACGGCTGCATGTGTCGGCAGCGCTGACCAAGGGCCAGAAGGGTGAGCAGTTGGCCGAACTGAGCGCCCTCAAGGAAGCGGGGGCCGTGATGTTCACCGACGATGGCCGCACCAACGAAAATGCCCGTGTGCTGCGCCTGGGCCTGGAATACGCCGGAAGCCTCGGCATGGTAGTCAGCGTTCATGCCGAAGACGCTACCCTGCGGGCTGACGGGGTGATGAACGAGGGCGAAGTGTCGCAGGCGCTGGGCGTGCCAGGCAACCCCACTGCCGCTGAAGCCGCCCGCATCGCCCGCGACGTGGAAATTGTGGCGTGGCTGCACGAGCGCGGCAACAGCCCCCGCCTGCACGTGCAGCACCTCAGCAGCGCGGCGGGGCTGGAGCGGGTGCGCGAGGCCAAACGGCGCGGCCTGCCCGTGACCTGCGAGGTCAGCCCACACCACCTCACCCTGACCGATGAGAAACTGCGTTCCTTTGACGCGGTGTACAAGGTGGCTCCGCCCCTGCGTACTCAAGCTGACGCCGATGCGCTGTTCGAGGGCCTGCTGGACGGCACGGTGGACTGCATCGGCACCGACCATGCCCCGCACACCCGCGCCGAAAAGGAGCGCGACCTGCTCGAAGCGCCCTTCGGCATCCCTTACATCGAGGTGGCCTGGCCCGTGATGTACACCCGCTTTGCCGAGAAGCTGGGCCTGGAAAAACTGGTGGACCTGATGACCGCTGGCCCCGCTCGCGTCCTGGGCTGGCCCGAGCCGAGCCTGGAAGCAGGCGCTCCCGCCGACCTGCTGGTGTTTGACCCCGACACCGAGCGCAAGGTCAACCCCGCCACTTTCCAGAGCAAGGCCAAGTTCTGCCCCTACGCGGGCGAGACGCTGAAGGGCTGGCCCGTGCTGACGGTAGTGGGCGGCGTGGTGGCCTACAGCAGCGAGGGCTGA